Proteins from a single region of Centropristis striata isolate RG_2023a ecotype Rhode Island chromosome 9, C.striata_1.0, whole genome shotgun sequence:
- the LOC131977574 gene encoding mucin-2-like — protein MMKTKVWIGLCALLLINLGLTEHTDDHPAAPAAPQSAPDGEVPPEAPATESPPGSSPDSISHAVTVSPLNGSETNPSSGDNSSLSSVTAAKEESIPVTQEPKKVNDTVIVPPSEAAVPENNTNLTDESTSQPPVPPSGSDAPTSQTPTSIATSGPTHSTNMSTADTPTTTSHDEAPPLPVSVTPTNQSTVNETHPSTPNIPTSEPPKPEATTAAMITQPGSTSSNVSSPPKPTSPHSNTQPATHHETSTGAHHQPTISPSAQAKPNADTPSQLNFGGDPTMVHDAPTLDPLLAGLVSAFIITAVIITLLLFLKLRRRDNRPEFRRLQDLPMDDMMEDTPLSMYSY, from the exons ATGATGAAGACTAAAGTGTGGATTGGCCTTTGTGCGCTGCTGCTCATTAATCTGGGATTAACTGAACATACAG ATGATCATCCTGCAGCCCCGGCTGCTCCACAAAGTGCTCCTGATGGTGAGGTGCCTCCTGAGGCTCCAGCTACTGAGTCTCCGCCCGGTTCCAGCCCGGACTCCATCAGTCATGCTGTCACCGTATCTCCACTGAACGGCTCCGAGACAAATCCAAGTTCAGGAGACAACAGCAGTTTGAGCAGCGTCACGGCTGCAAAGGAGGAATCTATTCCTGTGACGCAGGAACCAAAGAAAGTTAATG ATACCGTCATCGTCCCTCCCTCAGAGGCTGCAGTTCCTGAAAATAATACAAACCTAACAGATGAGTCGACATCACAGCCTCCAGTTCCTCCTTCTGGGAGCGACGCCCCCACCTCCCAAACACCGACTTCCATCGCCACTTCTGGTCCCACACACTCAACTAACATGAGCACTGCAGACACACCCACCACCACATCTCACGACGAAGCACCTCCACTTCCTGTCTCTGTAACACCAACAAACCAGTCAACAGTCAACGAAACACACCCGTCCACACCCAACATCCCAACATCTGAGCCCCCAAAGCCTGAAGCGACCACTGCTGCCATGATCACCCAGCCTGGTTCAACATCCAGCAACGTCTCCTCTCCCCCGAAACCCACGTCtccacacagcaacacacagccCGCCACACATCATGAGACCTCCACTGGAGCCCACCATCAGCCCACCATCAGCCCCTCCGCCCAGGCCAAACCCAATGCGGACACCCCGTCCCAGCTCAACTTCGGGGGTGACC CGACGATGGTCCATGACGCTCCCACATTAGACCCCCTCCTGGCTGGCCTGGTGTCAGCCTTCATCATCACTGCTGTCATCAtcactctgctcctcttcctcaaaCTGCGCCGGAGAGACAACCGGCCGGAGTTCCGCAGGCTTCAGGACCTACCTATG GACGACATGATGGAGGACACACCCTTGTCCATGTACAGCTACTGA
- the mmachc gene encoding cyanocobalamin reductase / alkylcobalamin dealkylase — translation MAASTANVEGITGVLEDYLSKVGFEVYPLKVGWYNSVLPPSLHLAYPDDSLAVVVLSTPAMFEQAFLPFLEERGCRGLSDPIDQCVKHWVSSAVSQCFPGQEVDVRYDYELLPSRKPKFLAQTAAHVSGAAFYYQQCDVTDQPWAQKKMFGVCVHPRFGGWFAIRALLVFGGVTVGCELEQPAPPDCVPSREARIQLLEAFNFHWQDWSYRDIVPPVQLYSQKQRDYFSTRPAQRFALLKDWGFLPREDGLPASTSDTQSQGTGHG, via the exons ATGGCGGCTTCCACTGCCAATGTGGAAGGTATAACAGGAGTGTTGGAGGACTATTTATCAAAAGTTGGATTTGAAGTCTATCCTCTTAAG GTTGGCTGGTATAACTCTGtgctgcctccctccctccacctgGCGTACCCAGATGACAGCCTGGCTGTGGTGGTGCTCAGCACTCCTGCTATGTTCGAACAAGCCTTCCTGCCTTTCCTGGAGGAGAGGGGCTGTCGGGGCCTCTCCGACCCCATAGACCAGTGTGTCAAACACTGGGTCTCTTCTGCCGTATCCCAG TGTTTCCCAGGTCAGGAGGTGGACGTGAGGTACGACTACGAGCTGCTGCCGAGCAGGAAGCCCAAGTTCTTGGCGCAGACTGCAGCTCACGTGTCTGGAGCAGCTTTCTACTATCAACAGTGTGATGTCACAGACCAACCGTGGGCTCAAAAG AAAATGTTcggagtgtgtgtgcatccgAGGTTCGGGGGCTGGTTTGCCATCAGAGCCCTGCTGGTGTTTGGAGGTGTGACGGTGGGATgtgagctggagcagcctgctCCTCCTGACTGTGTTCCCTCCAGAGAGGCTAGGATACAGCTGCTGGAGGCGTTCAACTTTCACTGGCAG GACTGGAGCTACAGAGACATTGTCCCTCCTGTCCAGCTCTACTCTCAGAAACAGAGGGACTACTTTTCCACTCGTCCTGCTCAGCGGTTTGCTCTGCTGAAGGACTGGGGCTTCCTGCCGAGGGAAGACGGTCTACCTGCCTCCACCTCAGACACACAGAGTCAGGGGACCGGACACGGCTGA
- the LOC131977573 gene encoding uncharacterized protein LOC131977573: MNWDNQLSSILSVADGSVAKMRERLTSPGKFAKGGEDLFPARERIRDSDVGPPALPPRAPQLRQPSPSLSPTVQWADLSAIQSQLQIQNQAIESLSQKLHDVERERQCQQCHIQTLQEEVHRLREERERERAESRRGQSPGAERRMEQWRREVGRELSSLRGHITRATSLGNLEESFSSKLRREELEHLRREVDQLKTQLRRQGEDVFLQQSEARETRRQYEHSCKTLEELTDSYRAHSTELAKTVSQYSHTQQEVRQIRTTVSELKEEIRRLILQERQPTPLLSAHTSGPSPLPLPGSHSRGVRVEEVDSDSEDFSPTPSLAEVSSDDLSWLDDKDSALHQKPRVRLSVQSRRSDFAGPGSDVEEDDDDVDGDDLLDEDVNPDLGSDLSLDDL; encoded by the exons ATGAACTGGGACAATCAGCTGAGCTCTATCCTGTCAGTGGCAGATGGCAGTGTTGCAAAGATGAGG GAGAGACTGACCTCACCAGGGAAATTTGCCAAAGGAGGTGAAG ATTTGTTTCCAGCGAGGGAGAGGATTCGTGATTCAGACGTGGggcctcctgctcttcctcctcgAGCCCCCCAGCTGCGACAGCCTTCCCCATCTCTCAGTCCTACTGTTCAGTGGGCAGACCTATCTGCTATCCAGTCACAACTCCAGATACAAAACCAG GCGATCGAGTCTCTCAGCCAGAAACTCCATGATGTGGAAAGGGAAAGACAGTGTCAACAGTGTCACATCCAGACACTACAAG aggaGGTTCACAGGCTGcgtgaggagagggagagagagagggccgAATCGAGGAGGGGACAAAGtccaggagcagagaggaggatggaGCAGTGGAGGAGAGAGGTTGGACGTGAGCTAAGCAGTCTGCGGGGACACATCACCAGAGCCACGTCGCTAGGCAACCTGGAGGAGAG TTTCAGCTCAAAGCTCCGCCGAGAGGAGCTGGAGCACCTGCGTAGAGAGGTGGACCAACTGAAAACACAACTTA GGAGACAGGGGGAGGACGTGTTCCTCCAGCAGTCAGAGGCCAGAGAGACCAGGAGACAGTATGAACACAGCTGCAAG ACGCTGGAAGAACTGACAGACAGCTACAGGGCTCACAGCACTGAACTGGCAAAGACTGTTTCTCAGTATTCTCACACACAACAAGAGGTCCGCCAGATCAG AACAACTGTGTCAGAACTGAAGGAGGAGATCAGGAGACTAATTCTCCAAGAACGTCAACCAACACCTTTGCTGTCAGCGCACACGTCAG GGCCATCCCCGCTCCCACTCCCTGGCAGCCACAGTAGAGGGGTCAGAGTTGAAGAGGTCGATTCTGACTCAGAGGACTTCAGCCCGACCCCGAGCCTGGCTGAGGTCAGCTCAGATGATCTGTCCTGGCTGGATGACAAAGACTCTG CTCTTCATCAGAAGCCTCGAGTGCGTCTGAGCGTTCAGTCCAGACGGAGTGACTTTGCTGGTCCGGGTTCAGATGTGGAGGAGGacgatgatgatgttgatggtGATGATCTCCTTGATGAAGATGTGAACCCAGATTTAGGATCTGACCTAAGTCttgatgacctctga